In Gopherus evgoodei ecotype Sinaloan lineage chromosome 7, rGopEvg1_v1.p, whole genome shotgun sequence, the sequence CCAAAGGGATCTAGGACATGCAAGTGTCTTAGCTAAAGCCCTTCCCTCATGTCCCCCCTGGGCTCAGAAGCAGGGCTACAGGCCCTGGCTAGAAACACACAACTCACATAGCCTCCGTGGTTTGCTTTAACACAGGGCTGTATGGTGAAGGGGGGAGTCTCTGCACTACTAAAGATGTTTGTGTCTATAGCGCCTCTCCAGACAGTGGGTGATTCTTCTTCTGCCCCCTGGGCTTGTGTTTGAATAATCAGTCAGGACGCTCCAGCTCTTTGCAAAGGTGAAGGAGCTCTGGAGCCCCCACAACCAAAGAGGGAGAGGTCAGCACCCCCGCTTTGCAGAAGCTGAGGCATGGAAAGCTATGACTTCCCCAAAGTCATATAGGAAACTGGTGGCAAAGCTGGAAATTGAATCCAGCAGTCCTGGCTTCCTCTTGTTTTAGTTCtctagacctcactcccctcccagaacatagaatagaagccaggtgtcctgactcccagttccccTCTCTAGTCCTGTAggcccccctcccctctcagagctgggtaTAGACCACAGGAGTCCTGGGACTTGAACATGGGAATGTAATGGTCAAAGGGCTGCACTTCTCCCACATGAGCTTAGCTGGCCTCCTTCAGACAGCAGCAGGTCTTTTATCCTCTGTGTTGCAGGCACTAGTGGGTGACAAGGCCAACACACTAGAGGGGTGGAGGAACCTATAGAAGGAAAGGGGAATGGAATACAGATGAATTCCCAtggccctgctttcctgccaCACGTGGGCATGACTCGCACCACCTGTCCACCCCCATTCACTCAGCCGCATGGGGTGAAAGCTGCTGACTCATTCTCACAGCAGCACTGGAGCCCCCAGGGGACTATTGGCAGAGACTAGCATGTGGCCAGGGCTCTGTCCTTAGCAGGGGGCCCTGCATCAATCCTGTGGGGCTGGGACCCTCTAATCTTTCCCCTGAAAGCAGGGTCCAGATTTAACCCTCAAGCTTTCTCCTAGAGGCACAATCAGTCAGGGCAGTGATTGcaagagaccctacaataacaacccagcatCTATAACCACATGGCTTGCAGGACATTCTGTAGCAGGCTTCTGCCAATAACAAACTGATGTGGACATGAGGCTGCTTGGGTAACAGGGACTAGTGGAGAGGGGCTCACGCTATGTAGCTTGTGTCGGCAAAGTGCATTGCACACACCAGGGGTTTTTGCCCTCCgttccccccacagctccctgtgtGCCCCGTTCAGGATGCCTTCCAAGGGTGCCAGGGCTGCAAGGCACCTCACTGCCACCTGCCCTTCGCCTGAGGGGGTCTTGTCTACGCCTGCTGTGAAGCAGCCCGCcgcctctggcaacacaagcctGGCCTTCCAGTCTGCCCTCAGCACACATTAACCTCCAGCTCCTACACCTGTCGCCCTGGAGTGCCCAGCTGCAACCAGCTGGGCACACTCAGCTTTGCCATGCCTGCAAGAGCAGCACACAGCAACTTCCAAGAATCACCTCCGGCTCCCTGCTCCGCTGAACATCCAGCAGTTAGCCAGTCAGAGTGAAAACAAGCCACCTTTACTAGCAGAAGAGACTCAAATGAGGGACAGGAAGACTATTGGAAGCAATCTTGGTTACACGGAAGACAAAATCATTGCGTGCCTAGACGTAACTCACAAGACGTTGCCCCATCTCCTGCAGGCTGGCTTGCCCCAAGTCCTTTTCCCAGCCTTTTCAGCCAGCATGGTTGAGATCCCACTTTCATAAGCTCAAGCCTGCTGGCAGCCTGTCTTCGCAGATTGTGGCACGCCAAGGCATCTCGCTGCACCCCCAGAAATACCAGACTGAACCCCCATTTTCCTCTTACTGTTAATTTCCTTCTGAAGACTCCCCGAGCTCTTCATTAGACTCAGTGCATTGGCAGACTTCTCCTGGGACACACACAACGGCCCACCAGGGAGATAGGTGCCTCCCACACGGTTTTGAGTGCTCTGCCTTTAACTACAAGGCCTAGACAACACAATTTTTAGCATAGCCACAACTCCTCACATTTTCCATACATCCATCTCACAATTATTTTGGTGACCAGTGTGATGCAGGTTTCTAGTAGAGCCTTGCATGACCTTTTAGGCGAACTCAGGGGATCCTTGTGCCCTATGTTTCACTgtaccctctgccagttggcattgagggGTCTTTGGGTCACAGCCCACTATTTTGAGGACTCATggtgactcctccccacccctctccccataCCAAGTGCTTTGTGTGCCCCCCCTTTTCCTTTCCTCAAGGCCAGAATATGTGCATGCTCTCCATTCTCCTCTCCCCTATGCCAGGGATTCTGTGTGCCTTCCATTTCCCACAAACCAGGGCCTTTATGTGCCCTCTTTGCTCCTCCTGCCATACCAGGCTTCACTATTTCCTCCTGTGCAAGGAACTCTTTGTATCTCCACACACCAAGGTCATATAGATTTGCCACCTGACTACCTCCACTCTCCTTACTCAGTTAATCTAGAACTAGCTTAGTGGTTCTCATCTATATATAAAGCTCTCAGCCCCACCCTCCCAGGTAAATCCTGCCTATGGGTGGGACTTAATCTATAAATACACCATCCTCCATCTTGAATCCCTTTAGCTACCCATCAAACAGCTTTTGGTTCAGAGAAGCAGGTGAGCCTCACTCAGATATGGGGAATGTTGGGTGGGGCGATGTtttgggagagaaagagaagagggtTAATTATTTACCCCAGGGGGCATTTTTATTTGTAATCTTAACTGTTGGGGGAATCCTTAGGGTTTTCTGTCTCTCACAGCCTTGCTTGGGTAATGCCCAGATTCTCTGTGTTTTACCTAGTCCAAACAATGGATGAGGGCTTATtactgctgccaccagccaatgGCATTTCTCTTGTGGCCTGAGTTCAGTCCCCCTCCTGATGACTCCCAACTGTGACTACCATAGAGAAGGATTAGATGGAGCCTTTCCAtgtgatcttgtggttaaggccccAGGACTGGGACTCCAGAGACATGGATTTGATTCCTGGTGCAGTCACAGACTTGgggtctgaccttgggcaagtcaccccatctctgtgcctcagtttcagaGTACTGTCAGGGTACATCCTTTAATGTTTCTGAAACTTGTAACTACTCTGATGGGCTCCTCAGAGCTAGGGAGAGCTGACAGTTCTGGAGAGTTGCTGTCTTTTGGATTCTCTTAAAATGGAATAAAAAACTCAGGAGTCTtgtcacctcttcccacccctgctcccagagctgggactaaAACCCAGGAGACCTGATTCTCTGGCCTCCTCCCAACCCGTTAGATCCCACTCTATTCCCAAACCTGGAAGAAGAACCCAGGAAGCCTGACTACCACCCCCTTTTAGACCACACAGCTCCcaaagctggaaatagaacccaggagtcctgactgttattctaaccactagtccccagtcccctcccaaagccaagagtagaatccaggagtcatgatttttggtgttAAATGTATTTTACCTGTACATTTCCCACCCTCATGTGTCTGAGAAAGTTGGGCTGTGGAAGGTGTGGGTCAGTGGAGAGAAACCTCCCTGGTTCTTCAGTGTCCTGGTGTGTGGCTGGAACCTGGATTTATGGCTTTCTTGGGGGCTGAAATTGTGGGTGAATGAGGGAGTGTGAGTCTGATCGTATAATGTCTCCACAGTTAGCCTGTGGGACTCTTTACCACAAGGTCTCATTGAAACCAAGTTAGAGGGATTCATACCAGAATTGGATGTTGATCTGAATAACTAATATCCAGAGCAAAGATTAAAATGTCACCTAGGCTTTGGGAAAGAGcagaaaccctcatgcttcaaggcAAGAGCTCACTCCTGACTAATGGGGGTCAGGAGGAACCTGCCCTTGTGATCCACTTATGTCATTACCAAAGGGCTCCTTCACCTGCCTTTCAAGCAGCTgggccaggctgctctgggaGATAGGATACCAGGCTAAATGGGCCCCCTGGCATGGTACTTCCTAGGTTCCTCTTCTAGAGGGGATGTGGTCCCCTTGCCCTgatggctggggcaggagatccCTTCCCTGCTCACCACTGCAAAGCATTTTGCAAGCAGCAAGGAAACAAAGCACACAGCTGCCAGCTCGGGTGGGAacaactgaggcacaaagagggcaAAATAACTCCCTCCCAATGgcctgagggcagagctgggaatagaacccaggagtcctggctcacagcTGCCCTGTTCTAAGTCACTAGacccctcctagagccagggatagaacccagtgGTCGGGAGCCCGCGCCCGCTTCTAACGGACCAGCCAGCACCATTCCCCGCCCCGGCCCTACACAGCTGGGATTGGATGGTGAGATCACATGATGATGACGGGCTGTTTGCCTGTGCAAGGAGGAAGCAGCCTCTGGCGCAGTGCATTGTGGGGGAATTGCAGGGGGGGGGGGTCGAGGCTGTAGGGCATTGTGGGTCCCAGGGAAGGCTCTCGGGTTGGGGCAGGAGCGACTGGGCTCTGTCctcagggctgggaggagagtggggtctagtggtgagagcgggggggagggggcgtgtCAGCACTCCTGGATTTTATCCCTAGTATTGGGCAGGTCGTGGGGGGAGGAGGATATAATTTGGGGGGCTGCTGGGATTGGTCCAGTTCTCCCACAGGGACAGCCCTGACTCCAGGTCTCCTCCTAGGACCCACCAGAGGCGTAGTTCAGATCACCCACCTACCAGGCCCCACAAGGAGAGGCACTTCCCTCAGAcctgcccctcctcagagtccccATGGggaggacctgattctcctcgtCTTGCCCCACATGCTGTgggaaccccctgcccccccccaacgcCCGGATCCTCACACTCTCTGTCTCTGCTGCAGGTGCCTGGCCAATGGGGGGTGCAGATGAGTTCCCAGTGGGCACATGCCCTGGGATGTGCCCACTGGGTGAACTGGTGCAGCGGGAGCGCCAGGGCCGCCTGCACCGGCTGGAGCTGCGGGAGGGGACGCGGCAGGGTGACCCTACCCGCGTGGTGAAGGAGTATTCCCGTCCAGCTGCTGGCAAGGAGCTGCCCCGGCTCCAGGAGCTGCgccctgccccagtgctgctgGCCACTGTGCGCTACCTGCTGGGCCAGGTGGTGCAGCGAGCTGACCTGCCCCCAGCTGAGGTCCATGCTTTCATCTCTGACCGGTTGCGTGCTGTGCGCCAGGATGCCACGCTGCAGCGACTGCAGGGGGCTCCATGTGTGGCCCTGCTGGAGCGATCACTGGGCTACCTGCTCCATGCCGGCTACCAGCTGTGTCAGGAACCTCCTGCCCGCTTCGACCCCCACCTCCATCACACCCAGCTCCAAGAGTGCTTCAGCTGGCTGCGGCGCTGCTACCGGAACAGCTGTCATGACAGGGAGCCGGCCTTCCAGGCTCTTTTCCTCCTCTACAATCTGGGTGAgcagcactagggggtgctgtgctgcaggagcaggagggagtcAGTAGGGATCGTGCTGCAGGAAGAATTTGGGGGAGGTCTTGGGAGGTgtgtgctgggctgcagggagtaggAGAGGGTCAGAAGGGGGCGTTGTGCTGCATAGGGCAAGGTGAGTTGCTCAGTAGGGCACGCTGTGCTGCATGCATTGCTCAGTAGGAGGGGCTGTGCtgcagaggcctggtctacactacgctgttaaaccgattttaacagcgttaaatcgatttaacgctgcactcgtccacactacactgctctttatatcgatttaaagggctctttaaatcgatttctgtactcctacaaaacgagaggagtaacgctaaaatcgatattactatagcggattagggttagtgtggacgcaaatcgaagttattggcctccttattttacagtagctacccacagtgcaccgctccagaaatcgacgctagcgtcggatcatggacgcacaccaccgaattaatgtgtctagtgtggacgcgcacaatcgactttctaatatttgttttataaaatcgtgttaagctaattcgaatttatcctgtagtgtagatgtagccagaGAGTGGGCCGTGTTGCTCAGCAGGGGGTACTGTGACCCAGGGAATAGCGTGGTGGCTCAGTAGAGGGCACTGTGCCACAGAGACCAGGGTCAGGGGCTCAGTAGGaggcactctcccctggcagtcagtgctgaccccagtgcgGTGCTAGGAGGtactgtgctgcaggaagcaatGTGGGTAGATCAGTGGCTGATGCTGGGctgcagagagggggcaggggctcagtagggggtgctgtgctgcaggaagaagTAGAGGCTCAGAAGAGGGCATTGTGCTGCATGGGGTGGCAcagagggctcagtagggggtgctggagTTTAGAGAAtggtgcaggggctgggagggaacCAGATGACAGGGAGAGGGGAATGTAGTCAGGgaagggcactgtgctgcagggagcaggatgggggatCTCAGTAGGGgtcctgtgctgcagggagttgtGAGGAGTTCCGCAGGGGGGTGCTGTGCGCAAGGAGCAGTGgtgaggggctcagcagggggcgctgctcTGATTTGCCCCTTTTCCACCCTAGGCTTCCCGGAAGCCCTGCACCaggtcctgcagctcccagacccTGTCCGGGCCTCCCCTGAACTCCGCACGGCGCTGGCTGTCAACTGGGCTTACCTGGAGCGCAACTGGGCACGATTTTTCCGCCTGATGCAGGCCCTGCCCTACCTGCCGATTTGCGCCCTTCATCGGCACCTGGGCCCTGCCCGGCACCTGGCACTGCTCACCTTTAGCCACGGCTTCAGTGCCAGGAACTGTCGCTGCCCTCTGACCTGGCTTGCCCGGCTACTGGCAGTGGACAGCCCTGAGGAGATGGCAGAGCTGTGCCGCCATCATGGGCTCACGGTGCTGGATGGAGCCGTGGTCTTCCAGAAAACAGCTTTCAGGGACCCAGGCATGTTGGTCCACGGCCTCTCACAGCTGCTAGTGGACAGTAAACGAGGGGAGGCCCCCCTGCTGGAGGTCATCGAAGATGCCTGTAGCTAATGGTCTGGAGAGACTTGGGAGGTgaggatgggagccaggactcctgagttcccatccctgcctctgggagaggagtgaggtCTAGTTGgctggattgggagtcaggatttATGGGTTTTATTGCTGGCTCTGAGGAGGGCTCCTGGTTCTGCTCCTTGCAATGAAAGAggaatcaggtttaaaacaagagactgggagccaggactgctgggttctcttAGTGACTCGGTCACTGATTCTCTGTGTGTCACCTCC encodes:
- the SAC3D1 gene encoding SAC3 domain-containing protein 1, giving the protein MGGADEFPVGTCPGMCPLGELVQRERQGRLHRLELREGTRQGDPTRVVKEYSRPAAGKELPRLQELRPAPVLLATVRYLLGQVVQRADLPPAEVHAFISDRLRAVRQDATLQRLQGAPCVALLERSLGYLLHAGYQLCQEPPARFDPHLHHTQLQECFSWLRRCYRNSCHDREPAFQALFLLYNLGFPEALHQVLQLPDPVRASPELRTALAVNWAYLERNWARFFRLMQALPYLPICALHRHLGPARHLALLTFSHGFSARNCRCPLTWLARLLAVDSPEEMAELCRHHGLTVLDGAVVFQKTAFRDPGMLVHGLSQLLVDSKRGEAPLLEVIEDACS